The following is a genomic window from Malus sylvestris chromosome 7, drMalSylv7.2, whole genome shotgun sequence.
tgatataAGCACAAGAGTTTCGCTCTTGACAGGAATACGAGAGTTGCGTTTTAAATATAAGCAAGGGAGTTTCATTGCTAACATGAGCACGAGAGTTTCGTTCCTAATATAAGGACGAGAGTTGTGTTCCTAATATGAGCACGAGAGTTTCGTTCCTAATATAAATACGAGAATTTCGTTCCTAATATAAACACGAGAGTTTCATTCCTAATATAAACACGAGAGTTTCGTTCCTAATATGAGCACGCGAGTTTCGTTTCTAATATGGACACGAGAGTTTCATTTCTAACATGAGTACGAGAGTTTCGTTCCTAACATGAGCACACGAGTTTCATTCCTAATATTGACACGAGAGTTTCAATCCTAACATGAGCACGTGAGTTTCGTTCTTAATATAAGCAaaaatgtaatatatatataagtacgAGAGTTTCATTCCTAATATAAtcatatgatttttattttccagACATGAGTACGAGAATTTCATTCCTAGTATAAGCATGatagttttattttctagaCATAAGTACGAGAATTGTGTTCCTAATATAACCAATGAGCACCAGAGTTTCATTCTTCAAACCAAACAAACCCCATCATTTACACTGTCCTATAAACACAATTTCTAGTGTTAGATACATgatattatattaaatataCCAAGGAACAAGTAAACCCTTAAAGAAAAAAAGCTTTGTTAACCTACACAAAGAAGCTAATTTTAACTTATCCAATTGTAGAGAGGTCACACTCATAATGGGTATAGCTAATAGCAATCATcataaaaatagtaaaaagaTAACGTGCAATAATTAGTACTGATTGAATCGATAGAATTAAGTAGAAAGATGATCCAATGAATTGTTGCATATGCAAACTTACCACCTTTGTTgttctattttgtttttctttctgtcATTCGCATGTCTTGATTTGACCTTAAAACAAAGTGTAAATCCAAAGCTAAGTTCGacccaattaattaaaaaaccaatAATATACTTGAGTCAAGTGGGCAAACAAATTAACAATCAAAAGAATGGTGGCGACTGGAAGTCGGCCAAGCGACAAAAAGTGACGGGAAGGAACAAGACAATGCCAATTGTACCCAGTTTTGAAAACCCATTCGCTTACTTGCAAAGAATAAGAATCTAGATACGGTGGGAATGCATGGAAACATAAGTAGGTAAAGGACACCCACAAAACTCTGCTGGCTCTCCTTCATTCCAGCCGTTAATATAAGTTAGTGATTTCTCTCAGAGAAAATCACACTGAGACCGTCATGTGAATCAAGTCACAAGGAAAGCTAATGCAAAATTTTAGCATGCTGCTGAAAACAAGATCATCGAGAAAATTCATAGTTGTCCATATTAGAAGTAACACTCAAACAAAATGTACGGAGTGAACtagcagaagaaaaaaaacatatgtAGGTCATCATATTACAGATAAAATTATCTTTTTGACCTCAAACAATTGTCATGTAACGTGCACACGACCAAGATGGTACGTTAGGgagaaattgactaattatgaagGTACATGAGAGTAATTGGCTAAAATTCAACTTCATGAATAAAATGGGCAGCTCCTTACAAGTTTAGAGAgaaaatcaacaactacctcTTTAGTAAATGTGGCGTAAATAACATCACTCTAAGGAAAAATAATATTTGcgctccttttttctttttgttgtttctcTATTAACTGGATCAATTACATTACGAAAAAgtaatgaatttaaacaaaaaaacaatggtgcaaaaaaagaaaaaggaaaacgtGAAGATCACTATTTACATGCGGGGAGTTTGAATCAAGGTTTTAAAAAACGCTAGACGCTAGTCGGACGACAGGCTGGGGCTTAACGCTTAGGCGgattcgtgtaaataagtgtcaatttatacttaaaatatatataatttcatcataaactacaaaataaaataacatatatgttatgaagtattgaaacataatgaaacTATAGAAAACAAGCATTTAAGGTatattcatttaagtattcaacaagtctcttacaatttattaaaaaaataaaatgcaaaataaaagttatttattttttgcttaagtgagtcgcaacctaggtGGTTGTTTGGGCGGGTCCGGGCATGCTAGACGGGTGCCTGGGCGGGCACCTCAACAGATCTAGGtgctctttcttaattttcaagcACCTAGGTATTAATCGGGACGATAATCAGCCTCCTAACGTCTAGACAGAAGCTAGGcgaggatttttagaacaaatgTTTGAATAGAAGGAAAAATGTCTCCAGGCCAGTTCACAAGTTGTTTGCAGAATCCCAGCCTGCCCcactctcctccctctctcaaTGTTCATAGTTTCAAattatattctttttttattttttgaaattctATTTTTTAGTAAATAATTTTTTGAATTGTCTCAAATAGACCCTGAAACCTTAATAAAGGCCGCTTGTCTTCCACATCGTCCTCAAGTGCCAATCCCGTTCCCGTTCCCGTTCCCTccagtttctctctctacaccTTTTGTTTCTGGTGGGTCCCGGTCCCTCCCAGCCTGCAAAGCAAACCCCAAAAGACTTGGCCTCTCATTATTAAATCTTCCCCAACCAGCAACACTCCCTCACTCTCATCTCAAGTCTCAACccatctcctctctctctacctctttctctctctaccctCGTCCATTTATACGCACCGTTTTGGCTTTCCAGTCCCTATGATTCACTCCCAGGACGATCCCGAGTTCCATCTCCCCTCCCACTTCCTCACGGACGACGTCGTGCTGCACTGCAACATGGGCGACAGCAACAAAGACCACAGCTTCCGCCGGAACTGCGTCGAATCTCGCGTCAGCTTCCCCACCGAGTTCCCCTACGAGTTCGACTCGTACTCGGCCCTGAACTCCCCTGTCGAGTCCGTGGTGAGCTCCACCGAGACCGAGGGaggcagcagcagcagcgaCGAGGAGGACTTCCTCGCCGGGCTTACCCGCCGCCTCGCACAGTCCTCGCTGCAGCCTGCTCACCAGACCCAGAAGCTATCCGTCCCCGCCGCCTTCCCCAAAGAGAACCCCGAGGTAAAGATTTCAGCTTCACATAATCAGATTTTTACAGTTTAACTGTTCCTCTTcctgtttaaaattttgggtttctgAAATACTGACCGAGTTTTACTGTGTTGACTCAGTGGGTCATGTCCGGGTCTCCCCAGTCGACTCTGAGCGGAATCGGGAGCTGGTCCAGCAACGGAAGCCCGACGGGCCCGTCTTCCCAGGTGCCTTCGCCACCGACGACGCCGTTTGGAGCTCAGAACGACATCTGGGAGCTGATATACGCGGCAGCCGGGCAGGTTGCGCGGTTAAAAATGACCAACAGCCTCGGCGGCAACCACGGCCGCGGTGGACTTCTGGGCCCACCTCGGATCCCCAGTCCTCCCCGACACTCAGGCCCCGGGCTCTGCTCGAACCAAAGCTTCACTCAGGTGAAAGTCCTAAAACCCATTTCATTTCGAGCAAACCTGCTTTTTGATGTGCTAGTGTTGTGATCTGACAAAGGGTGTTTTCGGTGTTTTGCAGTTTCACCATGTGAGGCAGGACAAGCAAGTAAATCATCTTCCATGGTCAGCTCAGCCACATCAACCAGCTCAGCTCCACCCCCAGCACAACCACCAGCATCAGATCCAAAACAGAGGAAGAAACATTGTTGGGTACGAGAGATGCGAGCATGGTGTTAATTTTCCCCAATCGACATGGCCGCCGCTTCAAGTCCAacacaaccaccaccaccaccaccatcaccaacaCCCCCACCACCAACAAAGTCAGCAACCTCAGCGCCACACTAACCCCGCCGTGCGTCCCGTTTTGCCCAACGGTTCTAATATCAAGAGGGAATGTGCTGGCACCGGCGTTTTCTTGCCTCGCAGATACACCAACCCTTCCC
Proteins encoded in this region:
- the LOC126630004 gene encoding uncharacterized protein LOC126630004, which codes for MIHSQDDPEFHLPSHFLTDDVVLHCNMGDSNKDHSFRRNCVESRVSFPTEFPYEFDSYSALNSPVESVVSSTETEGGSSSSDEEDFLAGLTRRLAQSSLQPAHQTQKLSVPAAFPKENPEWVMSGSPQSTLSGIGSWSSNGSPTGPSSQVPSPPTTPFGAQNDIWELIYAAAGQVARLKMTNSLGGNHGRGGLLGPPRIPSPPRHSGPGLCSNQSFTQFHHVRQDKQVNHLPWSAQPHQPAQLHPQHNHQHQIQNRGRNIVGYERCEHGVNFPQSTWPPLQVQHNHHHHHHHQHPHHQQSQQPQRHTNPAVRPVLPNGSNIKRECAGTGVFLPRRYTNPSPPEPRKKAGCSTVLMPAKVVQALNLSFEDMSRHAPPRFTTGLAPDHEALAARRNALLTQQRLGLRTAAEGPVNHEVRLPQEWTY